From Polynucleobacter sp. JS-JIR-II-b4, a single genomic window includes:
- a CDS encoding DNA-3-methyladenine glycosylase, giving the protein MTVVKEIKVEKAESILQEIAPDYWEQACKELMKHDRILKKLIPKIGSGFLVTRGDSFNTLARSIVGQQISVAAAQSVWNRVVAASKKKVTPKNILALSVEELRAAGLSGRKVEYIRDLADHFDSGRLHANQWKDMDDESVIKELSAIRGIGRWTAEMFLIFNMVRPNILPLDDVGLIKAISLNYFSGEPVSRHEAREVAANWAPWRTVATWYMWRSIDPVPVEY; this is encoded by the coding sequence ATGACTGTAGTAAAAGAAATAAAAGTAGAAAAAGCAGAATCAATCTTGCAAGAAATTGCTCCAGACTATTGGGAGCAGGCTTGCAAGGAATTGATGAAGCACGATCGTATTCTGAAAAAACTGATTCCTAAAATTGGATCTGGATTTTTAGTGACACGCGGCGATTCATTTAATACTTTGGCGAGATCGATTGTGGGGCAGCAGATTTCAGTGGCAGCGGCCCAATCTGTTTGGAATAGAGTGGTTGCCGCTAGCAAAAAGAAAGTCACCCCTAAAAATATCCTTGCCCTCTCTGTAGAGGAGTTGCGCGCCGCTGGATTATCTGGACGCAAGGTAGAGTACATCCGCGATTTGGCGGATCACTTTGATTCCGGTCGCCTCCATGCCAATCAGTGGAAGGATATGGATGATGAGAGCGTGATCAAAGAATTAAGCGCTATTCGGGGAATTGGCCGCTGGACTGCTGAAATGTTCCTCATTTTTAATATGGTTCGCCCTAATATCCTCCCTCTAGACGATGTTGGTCTAATTAAGGCTATTTCCCTCAATTACTTCAGTGGCGAGCCTGTTAGCCGCCATGAGGCTAGGGAGGTGGCGGCCAATTGGGCCCCGTGGCGTACGGTTGCCACTTGGTATATGTGGAGAAGTATCGACCCCGTCCCGGTTGAATATTAA
- a CDS encoding acetyl-CoA carboxylase carboxyltransferase subunit alpha, with product MKTTFLDFEQQIAELESKIEELRFVQDESSVDISDEIKTLAEKSQQLTKDVYANLTPWQVSQVARHPQRPYTLDYVGALFTDFHELHGDRTFADDQSIIAGLARFENQPCMVIGHQKGRDTKERALRNFGMSRPEGYRKAMRLMRLAEKFGIPVFTFVDTPGAFPGIDAEERNQSEAIGRNLFVQAELEVPIIATIIGEGGSGGALAIAMGDVVLMLQNSTYSVISPEGCASILWKTADKAPEAAEQLGLTAQRLKALGLIDKIVAEPIGGAHRDYDNMMSNMRKALTESLKTFDGMKVDALLERRHERLMSYGKFKEITAKS from the coding sequence ATGAAAACGACTTTCCTGGATTTTGAGCAGCAAATCGCCGAATTAGAGTCAAAGATTGAAGAGCTGCGTTTTGTGCAAGATGAGTCATCGGTAGACATCTCCGATGAGATCAAAACGCTCGCCGAAAAAAGCCAGCAATTAACAAAAGATGTTTATGCCAATCTCACCCCTTGGCAGGTCTCACAAGTAGCGCGTCATCCTCAGCGTCCATACACGCTAGATTATGTTGGTGCCTTATTTACCGACTTTCATGAGCTTCACGGTGATCGTACTTTTGCAGATGACCAATCGATCATCGCTGGATTAGCCCGTTTTGAAAATCAGCCCTGCATGGTGATTGGTCATCAAAAGGGTCGCGATACCAAAGAGCGCGCTCTCCGAAACTTTGGTATGAGTCGTCCAGAAGGTTATCGCAAAGCAATGCGCCTCATGCGCCTTGCAGAAAAGTTTGGCATTCCGGTATTTACTTTTGTTGATACCCCAGGCGCATTCCCTGGTATTGATGCAGAAGAGCGCAATCAGTCTGAAGCGATTGGTCGCAATTTGTTTGTGCAAGCAGAGCTTGAGGTTCCAATCATCGCCACCATTATTGGTGAAGGTGGTTCCGGTGGTGCGTTAGCAATTGCTATGGGCGATGTGGTCTTAATGTTGCAGAACTCCACTTACTCAGTAATCTCGCCTGAAGGCTGCGCCTCTATCCTCTGGAAGACTGCCGATAAGGCTCCTGAGGCCGCTGAGCAGCTGGGCCTCACAGCTCAGCGCTTAAAGGCTTTGGGTCTAATCGATAAGATCGTTGCTGAGCCTATTGGTGGTGCACATCGTGATTACGACAATATGATGAGCAATATGCGCAAAGCACTTACTGAATCTTTAAAGACGTTTGATGGCATGAAAGTAGACGCATTGCTTGAGCGTCGTCATGAGCGTTTGATGAGCTATGGCAAGTTCAAGGAAATCACAGCAAAGTCCTAA
- a CDS encoding M48 family metallopeptidase, producing MSPFHTPSSMPHNAPAPHLALNKVLVPAFATLVSLVLMTGCSTPAQQRADAEIQALNAQEMKSGQMAPQPYLGGYSPTDPPRLSADMGYDPLNPELSETVGVPFLSFLIIEPDPITKNAVPSDVEKLIKARKYQDAVTQINMDLKKTPRNVQLRFVKARLQIEMRQFDQAKKTLIEITQQFPELPEPYNNLAAIAANQGQWIEARDYLELALKLRPSYAIASANLGEIYIRLGAQAYEDAAKNATLNQRQYSNRAKALLDVLKPPAKRPVNRALNSADSLPSNTPSTNPLESRPNNGESTLKNQ from the coding sequence ATGAGCCCGTTTCACACCCCTTCCTCTATGCCCCACAACGCCCCAGCGCCACACCTTGCCCTGAATAAGGTCTTAGTCCCAGCTTTTGCCACTTTGGTATCACTGGTACTTATGACAGGCTGCAGCACGCCTGCCCAGCAACGTGCCGATGCTGAAATTCAGGCATTAAATGCCCAGGAAATGAAGTCAGGCCAAATGGCTCCACAACCCTATTTAGGCGGTTACAGCCCAACTGATCCCCCTAGGTTATCGGCGGATATGGGCTATGACCCATTAAACCCAGAGTTATCGGAGACCGTTGGCGTCCCATTTTTATCCTTCTTGATTATTGAGCCGGATCCCATCACCAAAAATGCGGTGCCATCCGATGTAGAAAAACTGATCAAGGCACGAAAATACCAAGATGCGGTTACCCAAATCAATATGGATCTCAAGAAGACACCACGCAATGTGCAATTGCGTTTTGTAAAAGCCCGCTTACAAATTGAGATGCGCCAATTCGATCAAGCGAAAAAAACCTTGATTGAAATTACCCAGCAGTTCCCTGAATTACCAGAACCCTATAACAATCTTGCCGCGATAGCTGCCAACCAAGGTCAATGGATTGAAGCGCGAGATTATTTAGAGCTTGCATTAAAGCTGCGTCCTAGCTATGCCATTGCCTCAGCTAATTTGGGTGAGATCTATATTCGCCTTGGCGCTCAAGCGTATGAAGACGCTGCGAAAAATGCAACGCTGAATCAGCGTCAATACTCCAACCGCGCTAAAGCACTCTTAGATGTGCTCAAGCCCCCTGCAAAGCGCCCCGTTAATCGCGCCCTCAATTCTGCAGATTCTCTGCCTAGCAATACTCCATCCACTAACCCTCTAGAAAGTAGACCTAATAATGGCGAAAGTACTCTTAAAAACCAATAA
- a CDS encoding inositol monophosphatase family protein, whose amino-acid sequence MHPMLNVAVKAARRAGTVINRASLNLERLQVDRKQHNDFVTEVDKAAEAAIIETLSEAYPTHGFLAEETGGHNADAENVWIIDPLDGTTNFIHGFPQYAVSIALAVNGVTQQAVVYDPTRDELFTATRGAGAYLDRRRLRVATQDRLANSLLGTGFPYREDQDLEKYLKIFAEMSRQCAGLRRPGAASLDLAYVAAGRYDGFFESDLKPWDMAAGALLITEAGGLIGNYRGEEGFLKSGEVMAANPRIFAQMVQSLSKYSVS is encoded by the coding sequence ATGCATCCCATGTTAAATGTGGCCGTCAAGGCCGCCCGTCGCGCTGGAACAGTCATTAATCGTGCTTCTTTGAATTTGGAGCGCTTGCAAGTTGACCGTAAGCAACACAACGATTTCGTCACCGAGGTGGACAAAGCCGCAGAAGCGGCCATCATTGAAACGCTTAGCGAAGCCTATCCAACTCATGGATTTTTAGCTGAAGAAACAGGCGGGCACAATGCCGATGCAGAAAACGTATGGATCATTGATCCACTCGATGGCACAACTAATTTCATTCACGGCTTTCCGCAGTATGCGGTTTCGATTGCGCTCGCAGTCAATGGCGTGACTCAACAAGCCGTAGTTTATGACCCAACACGTGATGAGTTATTCACCGCTACCCGTGGTGCGGGCGCATATTTGGATCGTCGGCGTTTACGTGTAGCCACTCAAGATCGCTTGGCAAATTCTTTACTCGGTACTGGCTTTCCATATCGTGAAGACCAGGACTTAGAAAAGTATTTAAAGATCTTTGCCGAAATGTCACGTCAATGCGCGGGCTTGCGTCGCCCAGGTGCTGCATCATTGGATTTGGCTTATGTAGCAGCTGGTCGTTACGATGGATTTTTTGAGAGCGATCTCAAACCATGGGACATGGCTGCTGGTGCTTTGCTGATCACTGAAGCGGGCGGACTGATTGGTAACTATCGCGGCGAAGAAGGCTTTCTGAAAAGCGGTGAAGTCATGGCTGCTAATCCACGCATCTTTGCGCAGATGGTGCAGTCGCTCTCTAAGTACTCAGTTTCTTAA
- a CDS encoding UDP-2,3-diacylglucosamine diphosphatase → MIPQHASALLISDLHLTPSMPLTAQRFFDFCEKDAPKVEAVFILGDLFEYWVGDDASASSPFQQEVQRAIANLSAKVKTYYIHGNRDFLIGKSFIKKTGMTLLPDPSVVELASHKWVLAHGDALCTADFGYQVFRSWVRKPWVQKLFLTLPVNWRRGVAQHLRSNSHSQYQTQQRSAASQLKMDVTREACATVMKDQSGDRLIHGHTHLPAHHEESLDTQAWQRWVLSDWDLDHPESLHPRASALLIDSAGARYLDLIKH, encoded by the coding sequence ATGATTCCGCAACACGCGAGCGCGCTGCTCATATCAGACTTACACCTCACGCCGTCAATGCCCTTGACGGCGCAACGCTTTTTTGACTTCTGTGAAAAAGACGCCCCTAAAGTTGAGGCTGTATTTATTCTAGGTGACTTATTTGAGTATTGGGTTGGTGACGATGCATCCGCATCCTCACCTTTTCAACAAGAAGTTCAGCGTGCCATCGCCAATCTTTCTGCCAAAGTAAAAACGTATTACATCCATGGCAATCGAGATTTTTTAATCGGCAAAAGTTTTATTAAAAAGACTGGCATGACGCTCTTGCCAGACCCTAGCGTAGTCGAATTAGCTTCACACAAATGGGTCTTAGCCCATGGTGATGCTTTATGTACCGCAGACTTTGGCTATCAGGTATTTCGTAGTTGGGTTAGAAAACCTTGGGTGCAAAAACTCTTTTTAACCTTGCCCGTCAATTGGCGCAGAGGTGTTGCCCAACATTTACGTAGCAATAGCCATAGCCAATATCAAACACAGCAACGCTCGGCTGCAAGTCAACTCAAAATGGATGTCACGCGAGAAGCTTGTGCAACTGTGATGAAAGATCAATCTGGAGACAGATTGATTCATGGGCATACTCACTTGCCAGCCCATCATGAAGAATCTTTGGATACCCAGGCTTGGCAGCGCTGGGTTTTATCTGACTGGGATCTCGATCACCCTGAGAGCCTTCACCCTCGGGCAAGCGCCCTACTGATCGATAGTGCTGGAGCGCGCTATCTCGACCTCATTAAGCACTAA
- the cysS gene encoding cysteine--tRNA ligase, whose protein sequence is MLQIYNTLSRSKQVFKPIVPGKVKMYVCGMTVYDFCHIGHARVMIVFDMVVRWLRASGYEVLYVRNITDIDDKIINRAIENGEPISVLTNRFIDAMHADSDELGLMHPDQEPRATDYIAQMQGMIGRLIENELAYQANDGDVNFAVRLLPRYGQLSGKSLDELHAGERVAVGDGKRDPLDFVLWKSAKAEEPADTRWKSPWGEGRPGWHIECSAMSCDLLGEHFDIHGGGADLQFPHHENEIAQSEGALYGKDRKEDDAPFVNYWMHNGHIRVNEEKMSKSLGNFFLIRDVLKSFDPEVLRFFMLKAHYRSPINYSDAQLEEARSGLGRLYTALAQAPKAQSINLDPHNPWAKRFADAMNDDFNTPEAIAVLFDLASEVNRAQGDEKQLLANTMKALGASLNFLQRDPTAFLQAGSKDQDGLSPAQIEERIAARVAAKQAKDFAQADSIRKTLLEQGIVLEDKPGGLTEWRRA, encoded by the coding sequence ATGCTGCAAATCTATAACACCCTTAGCCGTTCTAAACAGGTCTTTAAGCCCATAGTGCCGGGCAAGGTCAAGATGTACGTCTGCGGCATGACGGTTTATGACTTTTGTCATATTGGCCATGCCAGGGTCATGATCGTCTTTGATATGGTGGTTCGTTGGCTTAGGGCTAGCGGTTATGAAGTGCTTTATGTGCGCAATATCACCGATATTGATGACAAAATCATCAATCGTGCCATTGAGAATGGCGAACCTATTTCTGTATTAACCAATCGCTTTATCGATGCGATGCATGCCGACTCGGATGAGTTGGGTTTAATGCATCCCGATCAAGAGCCGCGCGCTACCGATTACATCGCCCAAATGCAGGGCATGATTGGCAGGCTTATTGAAAACGAATTGGCTTATCAAGCTAATGATGGTGATGTCAATTTTGCGGTGCGTTTATTGCCACGTTATGGTCAGCTATCTGGTAAGTCGCTTGATGAATTACATGCTGGTGAGCGGGTGGCAGTGGGTGATGGCAAACGTGACCCACTGGATTTTGTTTTATGGAAAAGTGCTAAAGCAGAAGAGCCGGCTGATACTCGCTGGAAATCGCCCTGGGGCGAAGGCCGTCCAGGCTGGCATATTGAGTGCTCAGCAATGTCTTGTGACTTACTGGGCGAGCATTTTGATATTCATGGTGGCGGTGCCGATTTGCAATTCCCGCACCACGAAAATGAAATTGCGCAAAGCGAAGGCGCTTTGTATGGCAAAGACCGTAAAGAAGATGATGCCCCCTTCGTTAACTACTGGATGCATAACGGCCACATTCGGGTGAATGAAGAGAAAATGTCCAAGTCATTGGGCAACTTCTTTTTAATACGAGATGTCTTAAAAAGCTTTGATCCAGAAGTATTGCGTTTCTTCATGCTGAAGGCACATTACCGTAGCCCGATTAATTACAGCGATGCACAACTAGAAGAGGCGCGCTCAGGCCTTGGTCGTCTATATACCGCATTGGCTCAAGCCCCAAAAGCCCAATCAATTAATCTAGATCCACATAATCCATGGGCTAAGCGTTTTGCGGATGCCATGAATGATGATTTCAATACACCTGAAGCGATTGCAGTCTTGTTTGACCTGGCCAGCGAAGTCAACCGCGCGCAAGGTGATGAAAAGCAATTACTCGCCAATACAATGAAGGCTCTCGGCGCTTCCCTGAATTTCTTGCAGCGTGATCCAACCGCATTTTTGCAAGCAGGCTCCAAAGATCAGGATGGCTTAAGTCCTGCACAAATTGAAGAGCGTATCGCTGCACGTGTAGCCGCTAAACAGGCAAAAGATTTTGCCCAAGCGGACTCAATTCGTAAGACATTATTAGAGCAAGGAATTGTTCTGGAAGATAAACCCGGCGGCTTAACAGAATGGCGTAGGGCTTAA
- a CDS encoding peptidylprolyl isomerase — MAKVLLKTNKGEITLTLDAAKAPKSVANFLQYVKSGHYDGTIFHRVIDNFMVQGGGMTAGMKQKPTGAEIENEANNGLKNDRYTVAMARTSDPHSATAQFFINVNDNDFLNHTAPNAQGWGYAVFGKVTGGMDVVDTIRKVKTGSSGFHQDVPAEDVVIEKATVLEE; from the coding sequence ATGGCGAAAGTACTCTTAAAAACCAATAAGGGTGAGATCACCCTCACTCTTGACGCAGCTAAGGCACCGAAAAGTGTTGCTAACTTTTTGCAGTATGTAAAAAGCGGTCATTACGATGGCACGATTTTCCACCGCGTCATTGATAACTTTATGGTGCAAGGCGGCGGCATGACTGCCGGCATGAAGCAAAAGCCAACAGGTGCAGAAATTGAAAACGAAGCCAATAATGGCCTTAAGAATGATCGCTACACTGTAGCCATGGCGCGTACCAGCGACCCTCATTCTGCAACCGCTCAATTCTTCATCAATGTGAATGACAACGATTTCTTAAACCACACTGCTCCGAATGCCCAAGGCTGGGGTTATGCGGTATTCGGAAAAGTTACTGGCGGCATGGATGTTGTTGACACCATTCGCAAAGTCAAAACTGGTAGCTCCGGCTTTCACCAAGATGTTCCTGCTGAAGATGTTGTGATTGAGAAGGCTACTGTTCTCGAGGAATGA
- a CDS encoding RNA methyltransferase: MNIDKSELLRWVLVETSHPGNVGSAARALKTMGFSDLRLINPKIKGVATNPDAIALASGAADILECSSETSSLSSAVEGCSLVLGLTSRDREFGPPALDWETARTLIADTTSVGGQVALLFGPERTGLDNDHLALCTHRVWLDANPDYPSLNLAQAIMVCAYTLRETLSRHLGGRNALSSREEMADFADPAAVAAMVEHWREGLEAIGYLDPANPKKLMPRIQALFARSRLHKEEIDLLRGIAKQMLLRK, from the coding sequence ATGAATATCGACAAATCTGAACTACTGCGCTGGGTTTTAGTCGAAACCAGTCACCCAGGAAATGTGGGTTCTGCTGCTCGCGCCCTTAAAACGATGGGCTTTAGCGACCTGCGCCTTATTAATCCTAAGATCAAGGGTGTAGCAACAAATCCCGATGCAATCGCTCTAGCCAGCGGTGCGGCAGATATCCTTGAGTGCTCCTCAGAAACCAGCTCCCTATCTTCCGCCGTAGAGGGTTGCTCACTAGTTTTAGGCTTAACCAGCCGTGATCGAGAATTTGGCCCGCCAGCCTTAGACTGGGAGACCGCTCGGACCTTAATAGCCGATACGACATCAGTAGGAGGACAGGTTGCCCTGCTCTTTGGTCCAGAAAGAACTGGCTTGGATAACGATCATTTGGCCTTATGCACCCATAGAGTCTGGTTAGATGCCAATCCGGACTACCCGTCTCTTAACCTGGCACAGGCAATTATGGTCTGCGCCTACACCCTTAGGGAAACACTCTCCCGGCATTTGGGCGGGCGAAATGCCTTATCTAGCCGGGAAGAAATGGCTGATTTTGCCGACCCTGCGGCCGTTGCAGCGATGGTGGAACATTGGCGCGAAGGTTTGGAAGCAATTGGGTATTTAGATCCAGCCAACCCCAAGAAACTGATGCCCCGTATTCAAGCGCTGTTTGCTCGTAGCCGCCTTCATAAAGAAGAGATTGATCTGCTGCGCGGTATTGCAAAACAGATGCTCCTGAGAAAATAA